A window of Microbacterium lushaniae genomic DNA:
GCGACGTCGTTCACGCCCTGATGGCCGTCGGCGAGCGCGGCACCGCCGACTGGGCGCACCTGCCGCAAGCGACCGAGGCGCTCGACACCCATCTGGCGACGCGGCTGCAGCCGTTCGTCGACGCGCTGCGCCCGCTCCTCGACTGAGCAGCCGCCCGGACGCTTGACAAGCTCCCCGACGGGTGAGAACGTTTACACAACCCAGGTGGAATCGTTTACACCGCTCGAAGGAGAGCCATGGCTCGCGTCACGATCACGCAGGTCGCCGCCCGCGCGGGCGTCTCGGTCGCGAGCGCGTCGCGCGCCCTGAACGGATTGATCGCGAGCGCCGAGACGGTCGCCAAGGTGCGGGATGCGGCGCGCGAGCTGGGCTACGTCGCCGACGCGACCGCGCAGTCGCTCAAGCGCGGACGCACGCTGCAGCTGGGCTACGCCGTCGCCGACATCGGCAACCCCGTGTACGTCGAGATGATGGCCGCGATCGAACGGGTCGTGTCGGCATCCGGCTACCGCCTGCTGCTGTCGTCGACCGGCACCGCGTCGTCGTCGGTCGACGTCGTGCGCGACCTCGGCCGCGGCTACGTCGACGGCCTGATCCTCTCGCCCCTGCGCGTGACCGACGAGCTGCTCGCGGCACTCGCGGCGGCTCCCATCCCGCTCGTGGTGCTCGGGCGCCTTCCCGACTCCGCCGAATTCGACACCGTGCGTGCCGACTCCCTCACGGCGATGCGCCTGGTCGTCGACCACCTCGTCGCGGCAGGCCGGCGCGACATCGCGTTCGTCAACGGCCCGGCCGACACGACGCCCGGTGGGATGCGCCGGGAGGGTTTCATCGCGGCGGCGGCGAACCACCGCGACCTGCGCACCCAGCACATCGACGCATCCGACTTCACCATCGCCGCCGGATACGACGCGGCGTTTCCGCTCCTGGACCGCTCCGACCGCCCGTCGGCGGTGGTCGCTGCGAACGACCTCATCGGCGTCGGCGTCCTCCGGGCAGCCGAAGACCTCGGCCTGAGCGTCCCGGCCGACCTCGCCGTGACCGGGGTGGACGACACCGAACTGGCCGAGGTCGTGCGCCCGGGTCTCACGAGCGTCGACCTGGGGGCGAAGGAGCGCGGGCGCGCCGCCGCCGAGATGCTGCTCGCGCGCATCGCCGAACCGGGTCGGCCGGCGCACACGGTCACCGTTCCCCCGTCGCTGGTCGTGCGCGGTTCGTCCTCGGCGTCCGCACCCTCCGCCCTACGCCGACCTGAGCTCATCGATGAAGAGAAGGCCCACGGATGACCACGCTAGAGAAGACGAAGAAGTCCTCGCCGCCGCGCGTCCGCCAGATCGGACCACGCGCCCGCGCCCAGCGCAGAGAGGCCATCGCCCTGGTCGGGCCGGCGCTCCTGCCGATCATCATCTTCTCGGTGATCCCGCTCGTCAGTGGTGTCGCCCTCGGATTCACGGATGCGACGCTCGCGCGCAACGCCGAGATCAACTTCATCGGCCTGGGCAACTTCATCGACCTGGCGGGCAACCGGCGCTTCTGGGAGTCGTTCGGCATCGGCATCGTGTGGGCAGGGTCCGTCGCGCTCCTCACCCTGGTCAGCGCCATGGGGCTGGCCCTGCTGCTCAACAGCGACCTGCGGCTGAAGGGCCTCACCCGGGTGCTCGCCCTCATCCCGTGGGCCATGCCGCCGGTGGTCATCGCGATCGTCTGGCGCATGATTTACAACCCCAACTCCGGGCCCCTCAACGGCACGCTCAGCTGGTTCGGCATCCCCGGGGTCAACTGGCTCGGCGACTTCTCGACCGCACTGCCCGCGGTCATCGTCGTGGGCGTGTGGGCCGGCATCCCGCAGACCACCGTGCTGCTCCTGGCCGGGATGCAGTCCATCGCGCCCGAGCAGCACGAGGCCGCAGCCGTGGACGGCGCCGGTGCCGTGCGCCGCTTCTGGCACGTGACCCTGCCGGCCCTGCGGCCCGTGATCATCGCGGTCACGGCGCTCGACTTCATCTGGCAGTTCAACTCCTTCGGCCTCATCTATGTGCTCACCGAGGGCGGCCCCGGTGGCCGCACGATGATCCCGCCGCTGTTCACCTACCTCGAGGCGTTCCGCAACCGCGAGATCGGGTACGCCTCGGCGATGGGCAACGTCCTGGTCGTGGCGATCCTGGTGATCCTCTCGCTCTACCTGATCAATCAGTTCCGGCAGAACAAGGCGGTCAGCAAATGACCACGAAACGGCCCCTGCACGCCACGATCCTGATGTACCTCGCGCTGGCGGGGTACCTGATCTTCCTCGGCTTCCCGCTGCTGTGGCTGCTGTCGGCGTCGTTCAAGTCGACGCAGGAGCTGAACTCCCTCGCGGTGAACCTCATCCCGCAGCAGTGGGACTTCAGCAACTACGCCTCGGCGCTCGAGCGACAGAACCTGCTCACCGCCGCCGGCAACTCGATCTTCGTCGCGGTCGTGACGATGATCATCTCGGTGGTGCTGTCGATGCCGATGGCCTACGCCCTCGCGCGGCTGAAGGGGAAGCTGCGCGCGGCCGGCACGGTGTGGATCCTCGTCAGCCAGGTGTTCCCGACGATCCTCATCATCATCCCGCTGTTCCTGGTGCTGCGGAGCCTGCAGCTGAACGACACCCTGTTCGGCCTCATCCTCGTGTACGTCACCTTCACGCTGCCGTTCACGCTGTGGATGCTGCAGGGCTACGTCGCCGCGATCCCGCCGGAGCTGGAGGAAGCCGCCGAGATGGATGGCGCGGGGCGGTTCACGATCCTCCGCACCGTCGTGCTCCCGCTGCTGGCCCCGGGCCTGGTGGCCACCGCGATGTTCACGTTCGTGTCGGCGTGGAACGAGTTCTTCCTCGCGCTCGTGCTCATCCAGAGCCCCGAGCTGTACACGCTGCCGATCGCGCTGCGCTCGTTCCTCGGTGCCGAGGGGCAGACGCAGCTCGGGCCCCTCGCGGCCGGCGCGATCCTCGCGACCATCCCGTCGCTCATCATCTTCGGGATCCTGCAGAAGAAACTCACCGGCGGCATGCTCGCCGGTGCCGTCAAGGGCTGACCCTCCCGAGACGACGAACCAAGAGAAAGAGAAAGGCGATCATCATGAGAAGAATCCGGGGCATCGGCGCCGTCGCATTCGCGGGCGTCGCAGCCATCGCACTGGCCGGCTGCCAGCAGGGCAGCGCCAACAGCGACGGCGGGGGAGACGGCGACGCCGTCACCCTGCAGTTCCAGTCGCTGTCGGACCAGCCGACGACGCAGGCGGCGATCGAGGAGATCGTCGACGCCTGGAACGCCGAGAACGACGACGTTCAGGTCAAGATCGTCCAGGCCGGGTGGGATGGCACGTACGACAAGCTCATCACCCAGTTCACCGGCGGCACGGCGCCGGACATCATCCACTTCGAGGCCAGCTCGATCGTCTCGTTCGCGGCCGACGGGTACCTCGCGGATCTGACCGACCTCATCGATCCCGAGCTGAAGTCCGACATCTCCGAGGGCATCTGGGAGTCGGTGACCCACGACGACCAGATCGTCGCGTACCCCTCGACGCTGCAGTCGTACATGGCGTTCGCCAACGCCGACCTGCTCGACGCGGCGGGCGTGGAGATCCCCACGGGCGAGACGATGACATGGGAGGAGCTGCAGGAGATCGCCAAGGCCACCACCACCGGTGACCAGTTCGGCCTGGGCTGGGGCCTCGGTTCTCCCACCGCAACCATGATGAGCCTCTCGCTCGGCAACGACGGCGGGTTCTTCGAGGGCGAGGGCGAAGACGTCACCATCGAGGTGGGCGATGACGAACTGGCCGCGGCCGAGCGCATCCACGAGATGGCCTACACCGACAAGTCGATCGAGCCGACCTCGCTCACGCAGTCGGGATCGGACGTGCTGCCGTCGTTCTACGGCGGAAAGGTCGCGATGACAGTGCAGGGCTCCTTCCAGGCGACGAACATCGCCAACGACGCCCCTGAGGGCTTCAACTGGGTGGCCCTGCCGCCGCTGGAGGGCACCGCCGGTGCTTTCCAGGCCGCGAACCCGCAGACCTACTCGGTGAACGTCGACTCGGAGTACGTGGAGGAGTCGGCGGAGTTCCTCAACTTCTTCATGGGCGGTGAGAACCTCGCGAAGATCGCCTACGCCGACGCCCTGATCCCGTCGTCGGAGGCCGCGCGCGCCGAGGTCGAGGAGCTCGCCGGTGACGATGCCGCCTGGCAGCAGGTGCTCGCCTCCGGTGAGGGCCTGGTGGGCCCGCCCTTCCTGAAGGTGTCGAAGTACACCGAATGGAAGGACACCATCGCCACGCCGGCCTTCCAGCAGTACCTGGCGAACCAGATCGATCGGGACCAGCTCGCGACGCAGCTCACCGACGGCTGGGCCGACGTCGCCGGTTGATGACGCGCGGGGGCGGGTCGCTCGATCCGCCCCCGCGACACCGACGCTTGAACGAAATGAGGGAATGCATGGACGTGTTGCACGATCGGGTGGCGGCAGTACTGGCGGGGGCCGCCGTGGGCGATGCGCTCGGCGGAGCGACCGAGGGCTGGACGCCCGAACAGATCGAGGAGCGGCACGGCGGACGGGTCGAGGGGATCGTCGGTCCGTTCCTGCCCGACTGGCGCACGGCGCGGCCCATCGCGCCGTACCACAAGGGCGATGGGCACGTGACGGATGACACCCTCATGACCCACGCGCTGATCGAGGTGTACGCCAAGCAGCGGCGCCACCTCGACGCGTACGACGTCGCGAGCGACCTGGTTCCCCTCATGATCGGCGAACGCCGCTGGATCCCCGAGCTGGAGGACGAGGCGCTCATCCTGCAGCGCGTGTTCCTGGCCGAGAAGTGGCTCGTCATGAAGCTGCACTACGGCCACGCCGACCCGCGCGAAGCGGGCGTCGGCAACGTCGTGAACTGCGGCGCGACCATGTACATGGCCCCCGTCGGACTCGTCCACATCGGCGACCCGCGTGGCGCGTACGCCGAAGCGATCGACATCGCCGGCGCCCACCAGTGGTCGTACGGCCGGGAGGCGGCCGGCGTGTTCGCCGCAGCGGTCGCCGCATCCGCCGCCCCCGGCGCCACCGTCGCCGACGTGCGCCGCGCGGTGCTGGAGGTGGCCCACGACGGCACCGCCGCCGCCATCCGCGCCGTGTTCGACGCCGTCGACGCCTTCCTCGCCGCCGGTGGATCCGACGACCCGCGCGAGCTCGGCCGCATCATCCGCCAGGCCGTCGCACCGTTCGACACCGTGGGGGAGCAGTACCGCTCGCCGGCGATGGATGCGCGGCTCCCCTCCCGCACGAAGGCGATCGAGGAGCTTCCCGTCGCCCTCGGCTTCGTCGTGGCCCACGACGGCGACTTCCGGGCCGCGGTGCTGGATGCGGTCAACTACGGCCGCGACGCCGACTCGATCGCCACGATGGCCGGCGCCATCTGCGGGGGCCTGCGCGGCACAGCCGGCGTCCCGGGCGAGTGGGTGAGCGACGTCGCCACCGCGAGCCGCCTCGACCTTGACGGCGTCGTGACGGCGATGGTCGACGTGGTCCGCGACGTCGCACGCGCCGACGCAGAGCGGGCGGCCGCACGTGCCGCCGCGCTGTCGACGCTGCTCGCGCCGGAGGCCGTGGCGTGAGACTGACGTGGGCCCAGCCGGAGGACCTCGTCCCCGCCGAGCTCGCGGCGCTCCGGGAACAGGGCGTGCCCGAGGACGAGTTGCTGCCGATCGAGCGCCGGTGGGCGGACGCCGGTGGCGCCACGCAGCTGGCGCCCTCGGGTGCGAGCCTCACACCGGCGCCCGCGGCGCTGCGCGCACTGGCCCGGACGGTCCTCGACGACCTGCAGGATCTGCAGCGCCCGAGCGCGGACGAACCCGACGAGTGGGACGAGATCGAGGCGCTGCTGCCGCCTGCGCCGGACGCGGGCGCCGGCGGTGCCGCCTTCGAGCGCGTGCACGGGGCGTGGCTGGGACGGGCGGCGGGGTGCCTGCTGGGCAAGCCCGTCGAGAAGATCCCGCGCGAGGGGATCGAGGAGATCGCCCGCGCGACGGGCAACTGGCCGATCCGCCGGTACTTCACCGCCCGGGGTCTGCCGGCCGAGACCGCCGAGCGCTGGCCGTGGAACCGGCGCTCGGCGCCGACCTCCCTCGTCGAGAACATCGCCGGGATGCCCGAGGATGACGACCTGAACTTCCCCATCCTCGCGCTCGACCTGCTCGAGCAGCACGGCGCGGGGCTGACCACCGACCACGTCGCCGAGGCGTGGCTCGCCGCCCTCCCTGCGGGCCGCGTGTTCACGGCCGAGCGGGCCGCGTACCGCAACATCCTCGACGCCCGCCCCGTGCCCGAGACCGCGACCCACCTCAACCCGTTCCGGGAGTGGATCGGCGCGCTCATCCGCGCCGACGTGCACGGGTGGGCCCACCCCGGCGACGTGCGGGCCGCTGCCCGCTCGGCGTGGATCGACGCACGGCTGAGCCACACGCGCAACGGCCTCTACGGCGAGATGTGGGCCGCCGCCCTGTGCGCCGCATCCCTCGTCGCAGACACCGCCGACGCCGCCCTGGATGCCGCGGACGCCGTGGTCCCGCCCGCGTCGCGCCTCGCGCGCGCCGTGCGGTTGGGGCGCGAGACCGGTCGCGCACTCGCCGACGGCCGCTTGAGCACGGCGGCCGCGCTCGATGCTCTGCACGCCGAGTACGCGGGCATGCACTGGGTGCACACCCTCAACAACGCCGCGCTCGCCGCGTGCGCACTGCAGGCCCACGGCCGCGACTTCGGCGCCGCCGTCGCGCTCGCCGTCGCCGGCGGCTGGGACACCGATTCCGTCGGCGCGACCGTCGGCTCGGTCGTCGGCGGCCTCGTCGGCGCGGACGGCATCGGCGCCGAGTGGACCTCACCCCTCCAGGACCGGATCGCCACATCGATGCCGGGCGGCGCGCACCGCTCCATCCGCGAGCTCGCCGAGCGCACGTGCCGGCTGTGGGAGGCATCGTCGTGAGCGTCGTCGTCGTCGGCAGCATCAACCAGGACGTCGTCGCCCGCGTCGACCGCATCCCCGCCCCCGGCGAGACGCTGCTGGCCTCCT
This region includes:
- a CDS encoding ADP-ribosylglycohydrolase family protein, producing MDVLHDRVAAVLAGAAVGDALGGATEGWTPEQIEERHGGRVEGIVGPFLPDWRTARPIAPYHKGDGHVTDDTLMTHALIEVYAKQRRHLDAYDVASDLVPLMIGERRWIPELEDEALILQRVFLAEKWLVMKLHYGHADPREAGVGNVVNCGATMYMAPVGLVHIGDPRGAYAEAIDIAGAHQWSYGREAAGVFAAAVAASAAPGATVADVRRAVLEVAHDGTAAAIRAVFDAVDAFLAAGGSDDPRELGRIIRQAVAPFDTVGEQYRSPAMDARLPSRTKAIEELPVALGFVVAHDGDFRAAVLDAVNYGRDADSIATMAGAICGGLRGTAGVPGEWVSDVATASRLDLDGVVTAMVDVVRDVARADAERAAARAAALSTLLAPEAVA
- a CDS encoding ADP-ribosylglycohydrolase family protein, whose protein sequence is MRLTWAQPEDLVPAELAALREQGVPEDELLPIERRWADAGGATQLAPSGASLTPAPAALRALARTVLDDLQDLQRPSADEPDEWDEIEALLPPAPDAGAGGAAFERVHGAWLGRAAGCLLGKPVEKIPREGIEEIARATGNWPIRRYFTARGLPAETAERWPWNRRSAPTSLVENIAGMPEDDDLNFPILALDLLEQHGAGLTTDHVAEAWLAALPAGRVFTAERAAYRNILDARPVPETATHLNPFREWIGALIRADVHGWAHPGDVRAAARSAWIDARLSHTRNGLYGEMWAAALCAASLVADTADAALDAADAVVPPASRLARAVRLGRETGRALADGRLSTAAALDALHAEYAGMHWVHTLNNAALAACALQAHGRDFGAAVALAVAGGWDTDSVGATVGSVVGGLVGADGIGAEWTSPLQDRIATSMPGGAHRSIRELAERTCRLWEASS
- a CDS encoding carbohydrate ABC transporter permease, which translates into the protein MTTLEKTKKSSPPRVRQIGPRARAQRREAIALVGPALLPIIIFSVIPLVSGVALGFTDATLARNAEINFIGLGNFIDLAGNRRFWESFGIGIVWAGSVALLTLVSAMGLALLLNSDLRLKGLTRVLALIPWAMPPVVIAIVWRMIYNPNSGPLNGTLSWFGIPGVNWLGDFSTALPAVIVVGVWAGIPQTTVLLLAGMQSIAPEQHEAAAVDGAGAVRRFWHVTLPALRPVIIAVTALDFIWQFNSFGLIYVLTEGGPGGRTMIPPLFTYLEAFRNREIGYASAMGNVLVVAILVILSLYLINQFRQNKAVSK
- a CDS encoding carbohydrate ABC transporter permease, yielding MTTKRPLHATILMYLALAGYLIFLGFPLLWLLSASFKSTQELNSLAVNLIPQQWDFSNYASALERQNLLTAAGNSIFVAVVTMIISVVLSMPMAYALARLKGKLRAAGTVWILVSQVFPTILIIIPLFLVLRSLQLNDTLFGLILVYVTFTLPFTLWMLQGYVAAIPPELEEAAEMDGAGRFTILRTVVLPLLAPGLVATAMFTFVSAWNEFFLALVLIQSPELYTLPIALRSFLGAEGQTQLGPLAAGAILATIPSLIIFGILQKKLTGGMLAGAVKG
- a CDS encoding ABC transporter substrate-binding protein, which encodes MRRIRGIGAVAFAGVAAIALAGCQQGSANSDGGGDGDAVTLQFQSLSDQPTTQAAIEEIVDAWNAENDDVQVKIVQAGWDGTYDKLITQFTGGTAPDIIHFEASSIVSFAADGYLADLTDLIDPELKSDISEGIWESVTHDDQIVAYPSTLQSYMAFANADLLDAAGVEIPTGETMTWEELQEIAKATTTGDQFGLGWGLGSPTATMMSLSLGNDGGFFEGEGEDVTIEVGDDELAAAERIHEMAYTDKSIEPTSLTQSGSDVLPSFYGGKVAMTVQGSFQATNIANDAPEGFNWVALPPLEGTAGAFQAANPQTYSVNVDSEYVEESAEFLNFFMGGENLAKIAYADALIPSSEAARAEVEELAGDDAAWQQVLASGEGLVGPPFLKVSKYTEWKDTIATPAFQQYLANQIDRDQLATQLTDGWADVAG
- a CDS encoding LacI family DNA-binding transcriptional regulator, which produces MARVTITQVAARAGVSVASASRALNGLIASAETVAKVRDAARELGYVADATAQSLKRGRTLQLGYAVADIGNPVYVEMMAAIERVVSASGYRLLLSSTGTASSSVDVVRDLGRGYVDGLILSPLRVTDELLAALAAAPIPLVVLGRLPDSAEFDTVRADSLTAMRLVVDHLVAAGRRDIAFVNGPADTTPGGMRREGFIAAAANHRDLRTQHIDASDFTIAAGYDAAFPLLDRSDRPSAVVAANDLIGVGVLRAAEDLGLSVPADLAVTGVDDTELAEVVRPGLTSVDLGAKERGRAAAEMLLARIAEPGRPAHTVTVPPSLVVRGSSSASAPSALRRPELIDEEKAHG